TTGCTCTTAAGTACATCATTTTTGAAAGCTTGTGTTGCACTGATGTgctgaatattttaaatacaagtaGTTATGTAAGAAAAATTCATGGATATAATGATTTTAGAGACCTGAAAAAAGAGGCAAAATATAAGTTTTCAGCACAAAAGCATGCCTTAAGAACCAGCATCACTGAGTCACCAGCACAACCTGGTGGCCATGGGAAAGAATTTCTTGATTCTGCTTGGAAAGTTTCTTCCAGGCCCTTGCCTTGGCCCTcaattttattgtaagaattaaaTTCCTGTGGCATTTCACCCTGAATTTGAGATGGCAGATTGGGGGTCTCCAGAAGCCTTGGATTGTGTTAAAGAACCCAGTGGAGTTTACTCTTCCACTGACCCCTTTACACATGTTTCTGGCTGGTATGTATAGAGTAAGGGGATGGAAGCTGCACCCCTATCCCCATCTAGCTTCTCTAAAACTGACAGCTTCCCTGTGCTCAGAACCCAGAGTCCAGCACAGGTCACCCAGAGTAGACATTTCCTTGAAGACTATCACTAGCTCCTGACACAGAATTTCATTccattgtcccccattttccACTTCCCACACACATTCTGCTACTTTTTGGATACTGCCACTTttgttgctttcttctttttttacataTTCATCAAAAAAGTTTTACATGAGCACCCAAGATGTTGTGCATGTGACACTGGGAATACAACCATCAACTTTGCAGGTGGAGCTCCCTTTTCAGACGTGTCTACTCCAACAAGTAACTATAAATGTCAAGAGGTGATTTCACACTTTGGTGAATGGCTCAAGCTCATCTCTTCATTCGTCACCAGGATCCCATCTATTTTGTACTTCTTTGAATTCTTGATTTGAAAAAAACGTATTGATTTTACTATATTTGGAAGACAACATGGTCTTGAGTTTTAGATAAAACTGTGTTTTAGATGAGACTGTGACTTGATCTAAACTATACCACAAACAAAACATGTTTGAGTGAGTCACagaatgtatattaaatatatattcacagaataattaaaatatattaaatatattatgtattaaatatattcttcTTACCATGTTAAAGATTGATtctacatgtatgtatatgcaaATATGTATATACTACAGCTCTCATTTTAATGTAcatgaatgtttttaaatttagatgtcattttttccctttctgctcaGAGTTATCTGAGCCCTAATTGCTACAGGGTGGTGTTAGTCTTAATTAAATGCATACTCTTAGAAAGGAGTGTGGAAATGTTGGGGAATATGATGAGTTGGAGAGAGATTTCTGGAGGGATAGTTTGTCTAAGGTAACTTCAATCGATGCTATAAGAATAGAAATGAGATTCAATAATGTGTTTGTGTGTTCAAGCAATGTGTGTACAAAgactattatttttgttcttttggagaaaatgtggtgggtgggtggggaaagCTCAGTTTAACAACCTGGCAACAGTGTTCTTAGTTTACAATtttcttcagggttttcttcaGGGCATGTTTGACATCCTTGTTTCTTAGACTATATATAAGGGGATTTAACATGGGCACTACATTGGTATAAAATATGGAGAAGAACCTGCCTTGGCTAAAGGAGCCATTAGAGGAGGTCTTGAGATGTGTGAACATCCCAGAACCATAGAAGAGGGCAACAGTGGCTATGTGGGAGCTGCAGGTGCTAAAGGCTTTGGACATCCCCTGTGAAGATGACATGCGTAGGATATTAGAGAGGATTAAAGCATAAGAAATAAGAATAATGAAGCTGGACATGATTACAACGGTGCTTACAATGATGGAATCCACCAACTCATTGACATAGGTGCTGCTGCAGGAGAGTTGGAGGAGGGGGAAGATGTCACACATGTAATGGTTGATGATGTTAGAATCACAAAAGGATAGTCTGACCATGTCCCCTGTGTGGGCCATGGCTCCAGCAAAGCCCATTACATAGGAGCCAAACATCAGCAGAGAGCAGACCAGAGGGGACATGGTGGTAGTGTATGTGAGGGGCTGACAGATAgccacatagcggtcataggccatggCTGTCAACACGTAGCATTCCGTGtggacaaagaaacaaaaaaaaaataactgagccATGCAGCCTGCAAAGGAGATGATATTCTTTGTGACAAAGCTCACCAGCATTTTTGGGGTGATAATCAAAGAGTGACAGAGATCTATGAAGGAGAGATTGAAGATGAAAAAGTACATGGGTGTGTGAAGGTGAGAATTCAGGCATATAAGATTAATTAGGCTAAAATTTCCTACCACTGTGATCAAATAGTTCattaagaagaggaagaagaagggccACTGGAGTTGAGGTTGATCTGTGATTCCTACTAGGATAAACTCGGTGACTGAAGTTGAGTTTTCCATCACTGTTCTTTACAGGGGACTGATctgtgagagaagagaaaaacatcAGAAAGAGCCCCAGTTATTTTAGAGTTAAGACTCATTCCAATGCATCTCAAGTGTGACTTTTAGGGCAGATATTAACTCCTCATTTGCCCTGAGCTGACAAAGTCATTTGTAGTCTTTGATAATGGTCACTAAAAGCCATGCCTCATTTGAGAGTTAAGAAAACAACATTTTGAAGAGATGCTTAGGCTCCACAAAGTCACTCAGCCAGAGAACAATAGAGCCAGGTGTTGTGCCTGGGACAGTTCCTAGGGCAACACCTGAAGCTCAGAGACAGTGATCTCTGCTGGGCTGATGGCATCCCTCTCTTTCCTTCAGCCTGTCAGAAGCTCAGTACCTGGCTTGGTAGAAGGGCTGAGCCTGCCTGCCATTATCCCACCCACTTTCTTTATCTGATCTTACCTCAAAATACAatgaattaggggccagagagaggttATGCACCATTAGGGTTACTTTcatattgcttttgttttggtttttgggtcacacacagcagggctcaggggttactcctggctctatgctcagaaatctctcctggcaggctcaggggaccatatgggacaccgggattcgaaccaccgaccttctgcatgtgaagcaaacaccttacctccatgctatctctctggtcctacttTCATattgctgaccctggtttgaccccAAGGATTCCATATTATTTCCTGAGTCCACCATAACTTATCCTTGAGCATCCCCAAgtttgaccccaaaccaaaacagtgTGGAATGACTTTTCCACCTTTCCATGGCTATTAGAGTGAAGGAGATTCAGCCTCTGACTTCTTTCTGCTTAGCCACCTCACTACTGTCATACCTGAGCTGTTCTTTTCCACGTCTGGTCCTGAAAGGAGAACAGGGTTCTGCCAAGGTTCCAATAAAGCAGGAGATAACCACTGCTTTTCTTCGTGGATTTGAGTATGTCATCTGGGCACAGCAAATGTACCAGCCTTATGTCTCCAAACATTCAGCTCGTAAATACAGTGATTTCTTTTAATACTCTCTGTGGAGCTCTGCAACATGTTTGAAAGCTTGGAAAATAAACCTCATTTAGGATGAAAGTTTATTCTACACCCGAGGGATAAAATTATTGAgcccttgtttatatttttttgctaGTGAGTTAACAGGGATTCTTTTGGGACTCAATGTTCTCCATGTCTCAGTTCCTCCTAATGATTTCCTATTCTCTGTGTGAGCATGGTCTTGCTCCTTGGCATTACTGGAGTTCATCTTCAGTTCTAGAAAAAGCatctagaagtaaaaaaaaagcatctagaaGTAAAGTAACCTTTATGTGATTGATGCAGTAGATGTGTAGCTTTAATACAAACTATTTAACTGTATTTTACATTTATGGTGCAGtgctatagaaaaatattaagagaatAGGCTCTGGAGACAGTTGATGATGCAGGAACTCATCATTGCTTATTATGTGGGATTGTGAACCAGTTACTGAATCTTTCTGAGTCTATTTTGCCTTATCTAATGCAGGAGTTTAATAATAGCTCCTACTTCCTAAGATCATTCTGTGGATTACacactttttaacttttaaagcCCTTAGAGAGCAGCTTGCCATATGTTATGCATTTAAGTATTAGGTTTtctt
The sequence above is a segment of the Suncus etruscus isolate mSunEtr1 chromosome 8, mSunEtr1.pri.cur, whole genome shotgun sequence genome. Coding sequences within it:
- the LOC126015469 gene encoding olfactory receptor 143-like; this encodes MENSTSVTEFILVGITDQPQLQWPFFFLFLMNYLITVVGNFSLINLICLNSHLHTPMYFFIFNLSFIDLCHSLIITPKMLVSFVTKNIISFAGCMAQLFFFCFFVHTECYVLTAMAYDRYVAICQPLTYTTTMSPLVCSLLMFGSYVMGFAGAMAHTGDMVRLSFCDSNIINHYMCDIFPLLQLSCSSTYVNELVDSIIVSTVVIMSSFIILISYALILSNILRMSSSQGMSKAFSTCSSHIATVALFYGSGMFTHLKTSSNGSFSQGRFFSIFYTNVVPMLNPLIYSLRNKDVKHALKKTLKKIVN